The sequence TGGTCCATGCAACCGTGATGACCTTTTAACCCATCGATATGTAAGAATACAGGAGAGAAGCATCAGACGTTCCACTCATGAACTTGATGAAGATGATGCAGTAAGCTTATCTATTTGGGTTGAAGGCCACCGAAGTAATGTCTTCTTTTACGAGGATTTTACTGATACAGACACCTTCACTTTGGGAATTCAAACAGAGTGGCAATTGCAACAAATGATAAGATTTGGCAACCGTGGCCTTCTCGCATCAGATTCAAGGTTTGGAACAAACAAGTTGAAGGTACAATTTTTATGTTCTTGTTCTTTCAACATTATTAATTTATAAGATCCAATTTCAATGTCAGATGATGCTAATTATGCCTTTTCTGGATTTTTGTCTAGTATCCAGTTCATAGTCTTGTGGCATTCAATTCAGACTACAATGCAATTCCAGTAGCATGGATTGTTTCACCGAGATTTGCTAGTGGGGATGCCCATAGGTGGATGAGGGCTCTTCATAGTAGAGTTCAAACCAAAGATCCTTCATGGAAGTTAGCTGGCTTTGTTGTGGATGATCCTCTTGCTGATGTACAGACAATAAGGTTATCCTATTTCTCTCTGCAGTTCTGAAATTAAGGGTACTTTTGGAAGCTGATTGACTAACCTTAAAAGTCTGTCCCAAATCTGCAAGATTAAAATCAGGCTCATAGAATGAAAAGATAAACAGCTCAATAGGTCCAATAGGTCCTGAATGATTTATAAATTTAGGATTAGTTTGTTTCTTTGTTTAGTCTTTCTGTTTTGGTTAAAGATGCTTATTGATTCATGCTGTCTAGCTAAAGTTTTGTAGTGTTGGATATGAGAAGAGTGTGCTGGCTTCTCTTTTTGAACTGTTTGTTGGATTTAAGACAATGCACAACTTGATAAATTCACTTAAGGAGCTATCTTTCTTATGATTCTTAATAGGAGTGGCTTCGACATATGTTTTATGTTTGAATTCTAGCACATGCCTTAGGTTTACTTGATTAGTttgatttaattgtttttattgGTGAGTGTGAATGTTTCTAATTAATGAAAGTCAAACCATTATTCATGATTGAAGTTTCAATATGTTTCTAtacaaaaatcttaaaattCCTTCTGTGACCGTGCAAGTATGTTGCCCTATGGTGTTTGAGTTTTGAGAGTATTTCTTTGCTTTTATTCAGGGAGATATTTCAGTGTTCTGTTTTATTAAGCTTCTGGCGGGTCCGTCATGCATGGCATAAAAACATACTGAAGAAATGTGTAGAAAATGAAAAGCGAGCTGAGATATTAAGACAACTTGAAAAAACAGTGGATGGAGTTTGCCGAGGTGATGAAAACGTGGATTCATTTGAACTGATGATTAAAGATCAAGCTGATGATCCAGAATTTGTTGACTACTTTAAGGCAACCTGGTGTTCGAGACTAGGTCTATATCCATCTCTGTTTTAATCATGAGTATTTATGAGAAAAAATATGTTTCTTTACAATTTATCATACTTGCTAGATATTGTTGTGATCATCTTATTCCATAGATATCTGCATAATCTACATCATCTAAAGTCTTCTGATGACCACAACTTGATAACTAATGTTAGGATTTTCACAATTCCCTTTGAATTTAGATAAGGTAAATGTGAGTGCTCTGTGCATGAGCACGATCATTCAGGCATGTGGCTTTTGTGTTTTGCATTCTTTTCCATTTGAAGGACGGACAGGTTATCAGATCAGAAAACAAATGAGTTAAAGGATTTAGTTTTGCAATTGTGAATTTTAGTTTTTTGAAGGCTAGATTGTATATTCCTTCATGTGCAACAAGTTACAAAATTTTGGTGGGTAGGAGCACATTGGAGTTCTCATCATCTGAATCTTTTTGGTCTTAGGGATGTGGACTACAGCACTAACAAGCCTTCCACTCGCCAGTCTTGAAACATGTGCTGCAATGGAGTTTTACCACAGCCAGTTGAAGCTCAGATTGCTGAATGAGAAAGATAGTGCTGTTTATCAGCGTACAGATTGGTTGGTTGACAAACTGGGGACAAAGGTACATTCTTACTTTTGGCTTGATGAGTACCCGGAGAAGAATAATTTTTGTCGGTATTGGAAAGATGAGTGGATGAGTGGTTTGACATATTGGCGCAGAGCATTGGGAATTCCAGACTCGGATGTTATTATTGAAGGTGGTATTGCAAAAGTAACCAACCAAATTACTCGAGACAGGAAATTTGTTGTTTGGAATCCTGGTTCGCAGTTTGGTATTTGTGATTGCCAATGGGCAGAAATGGGTAATCTATGTGAGCATATGTGCAAAGTTATTAATATATGCCGTAAAAAAGGGACAACAAGACCATCTGTCAGCTTATTACAGTACCAGAAGACCTTGATTGACATGCTGCATCG comes from Cucumis melo cultivar AY chromosome 12, USDA_Cmelo_AY_1.0, whole genome shotgun sequence and encodes:
- the LOC103488340 gene encoding uncharacterized protein LOC103488340 isoform X3, with the protein product MILSSTSSADLRLSPTTSADLRFSPTTSDYLFASTTRYWCSFGPDDHRKGGVRRPSRSTYVPKKKNAGRPNTKRGCTCHFIVKRLIAEPSIALIIYNEDKHVDKKGLPCHGPQDKKAEGTRAMFAPYISEDLRLRILSLLYVGVSVETIMQRHNETVEKQGGPCNRDDLLTHRYVRIQERSIRRSTHELDEDDAVSLSIWVEGHRSNVFFYEDFTDTDTFTLGIQTEWQLQQMIRFGNRGLLASDSRFGTNKLKYPVHSLVAFNSDYNAIPVAWIVSPRFASGDAHRWMRALHSRVQTKDPSWKLAGFVVDDPLADVQTIREIFQCSVLLSFWRVRHAWHKNILKKCVENEKRAEILRQLEKTVDGVCRGDENVDSFELMIKDQADDPEFVDYFKATWCSRLGMWTTALTSLPLASLETCAAMEFYHSQLKLRLLNEKDSAVYQRTDWLVDKLGTKVHSYFWLDEYPEKNNFCRYWKDEWMSGLTYWRRALGIPDSDVIIEGGIAKVTNQITRDRKFVVWNPGSQFGICDCQWAEMGNLCEHMCKVINICRKKGTTRPSVSLLQYQKTLIDMLHRPPHDSLIRDHAVSFAMSVQKQLNALISMGSDLELRGPFQDRVIKTLENQIDREVSTGDTESFRDNVLRNKSKLNQNESECASGQEASNNITDNSSSELVDLTVTGNCVDGATAGEECPCTQMDIDTTSICILPPRLSSVEEVVGGNSLLQNKNAVQIDMEYDSLPSSYNAVCNLNKFVDNQHHHDEIEVDPSLMNDPVMASDFAVQCMMKSQNGIHNDGPEPTIAS